In Juglans microcarpa x Juglans regia isolate MS1-56 chromosome 7D, Jm3101_v1.0, whole genome shotgun sequence, the following are encoded in one genomic region:
- the LOC121239356 gene encoding PGR5-like protein 1B, chloroplastic has protein sequence MAGTSASSFTPHVIGSTVFELSRINRTTAPFLVRISARANGSPTCDDALAEGPSCIFVGPIETASQETLEALYRQARDAYYSGEPLIVDDMFDRVELKLRWYRSKSIIKYPRCSLRRQSTYADAEEDLSQVFALASIWILFLAFGSSACMVPMIYTVGLAYQDAYSSGSFYSSQAPVLEFLATLNGILFMALGSVIGYPIASASVKVLQGLWRNDLVALKGACPNCGEEVFAFVRPDQCNKSPHRADCHVCGSLLEFRIKVEQSASRFGRGWVYGRIYLVRRRRNRQSWL, from the exons ATGGCCGGAACGAGCGCCTCCTCCTTCACTCCACACGTAATCGGATCCACCGTCTTCGAACTTTCCAGAATTAACCGCACCACAGCTCCGTTTTTGGTCCGGATCTCTGCCAGGGCCAATGGATCCCCCACCTGCGACGACGCCCTTGCCGAGGGTCCCTCTTGCATATTCGTTGGCCCTATCGAGACCGCCAGCcaagaaaccctagaagctCTTTATCGTCAA GCACGGGACGCGTATTACAGCGGTGAACCTTTGATAGTTGATGACATGTTTGATAGAGTAGAG TTAAAGCTACGGTGGTATCGTTCGAAATCCATTATCAAGTACCCTCGTTGTAGTCTTAGGCGGCAATCAACCTATGCAGATGCAGAG GAAGATCTATCACAGGTTTTTGCATTAGCGAGCATATGGATCCTGTTTCTTGCATTTGGCAGTTCAGCATGTATGGTGCCTATGATATACACAGTTGGCCTAGCTTATCAAGATGCATACAGTTCAGGATCTTTTTACAGCAGTCAAGCACCTGTATTGGAGTTTCTTGCCACGTTGAATGGCATTCTTTTTATGGCATTGGGTTCTGTGATTGGCTACCCAATTGCGTCAGCTTCAG TTAAAGTGCTACAAGGCCTTTGGAGGAATGACTTAGTAGCACTTAAAGGGGCTTGCCCAAATTGCGGGGAGGAG GTGTTTGCATTTGTGAGACCAGACCAGTGCAATAAGAGTCCCCATAGAGCTGATTGTCATGTTTGTGGTTCCTTGTTAGAATTCCGCATCAAGGTTGAG CAATCAGCTTCAAGATTTGGTAGAGGTTGGGTTTATGGCCGCATATACCTGGTACGAAGACGCAGAAACCGGCAGAGTTGGCTCTAA
- the LOC121239357 gene encoding respirasome Complex Assembly Factor 1-like, protein MKEGKSVKFNVRPQYQIGHLSPFKFAMLLDPEASWDKDQLGDVLHWIRQVVALVCGLLWGAVPLVGGIWLVIFLLISSGIIYGYYAMILKIDEEDFGGHGALLQEGLFASITLFLLAWILVYSLAHF, encoded by the exons ATGAAAGAAGGGAAATCGGTCAAATTCAATGTTCGACCACAATACCAGATCGGTCACTTGTCACCGTTCAAATTCGCCATGTTGTTGGATCCGGAAGCCTCCTGGGACAAG GATCAATTGGGAGACGTATTACATTGGATTCGACAAGTGGTGGCCCTTGTTTGTGGGCTACTATGGGGTGCTGTACCTTTAGTTGGGGGTATATGGCTGGTCAT ATTCCTTTTGATTTCCTCTGGGATTATATATGGTTATTATGCAATGATTCTAAAGATTGACGAAGAAGATTTTGGTGGTCATGGAGCCCTCCTCCAGGAAGGACTTTTTGCTTCCATTACTCTCTTTCTG CTTGCTTGGATTCTTGTATACAGCTTGGCGCACTTCTGA